A genomic segment from Saimiri boliviensis isolate mSaiBol1 chromosome 14, mSaiBol1.pri, whole genome shotgun sequence encodes:
- the AVPR1B gene encoding vasopressin V1b receptor, whose translation MDSGPLLNANPTPGGTLSVTNATTPWLGRDEEVAKVEIGVLATVLVLATGGNLAVLLTLGQLGRKRSRMHLFVLHLALTDLAVALFQVLPQLLWDITFRFQGPDLLCRAVKYLQVLSMFASTYMLLAMTLDRYLAVCHPLRSLQQPSQSTYPLIAAPWLLAAILSLPQVFIFSLKEVTQGSGVLDCWADFRFPWGPRVYLTWTTLAIFVLPVAILTACYSLICHEICKNLKVKTQARRVGGGSWRRSPSAPVAATRGLPSRVSSISTISRAKIRTVKMTFVIVLAYIACWAPFFSVQMWSVWDENAFHEDSTNVASTISMLLGNLSSCCNPWIYMGFNSHLLPWPLRHLACCGGPQPRMLRRLSNGSLSSRHTTLLTRSSCPATLSLSLSLTLSGKSRPEQSSRDLEPADGEATAETDIF comes from the exons ATGGATTCTGGGCCTCTGCTTAATGCCAACCCCACCCCTGGGGGCACCCTTTCTGTCACCAATGCCACAACACCCTGGCTGGGCCGGGATGAGGAGGTGGCCAAGGTGGAAATCGGAGTCCTGGCCACTGTCCTGGTGCTGGCCACCGGGGGCAACCTGGCTGTGCTGCTAACCCTGGGCCAGCTGGGCCGCAAGCGCTCCCGCATGCACCTGTTCGTGCTGCACCTAGCCCTGACAGACCTGGCGGTGGCGCTCTTCCAGGTCCTGCCCCAGCTGCTGTGGGACATCACCTTCCGCTTCCAGGGCCCTGACCTCCTGTGCCGGGCTGTCAAGTACCTGCAGGTGCTCAGCATGTTCGCCTCCACCTACATGCTGCTGGCCATGACGCTGGACCGCTACCTGGCTGTCTGTCACCCCCTGCGCAGCCTCCAGCAGCCCAGCCAGTCCACCTATCCGCTCATCGCTGCTCCCTGGCTGCTGGCCgccatcctcagcctccctcagGTCTTCATTTTTTCCCTGAAGGAGGTGACCCAGGGCTCGGGGGTGCTGGACTGCTGGGCAGACTTCCGCTTCCCTTGGGGGCCACGGGTCTACCTCACCTGGACCACTCTGGCTATCTTCGTCCTGCCAGTGGCCATACTCACGGCCTGCTACAGCCTCATTTGCCACGAGATCTGTAAAAACCTCAAAGTCAAGACACAGGCCCGGCGGGTAGGAGGAGGGAGCTGGAGACGCTCACCTTCAGCCCCAGTTGCTGCCACTCGGGGGCTGCCATCCCGGGTCAGCAGCATCAGCACCATCTCACGGGCCAAGATCCGAACAGTGAAGATGACCTTTGTCATCGTGCTGGCCTACATCGCTTGCTGGGCTCCCTTCTTCAGTGTCCAGATGTGGTCCGTGTGGGACGAGAATGCCTTTCATGAAG ATTCCACCAATGTGGCTTCCACCATCTCCATGCTTTTGGGCAACCTCAGCAGCTGCTGTAACCCCTGGATCTACATGGGCTTCAACAGCCACCTGCTACCGTGGCCCCTGCGTCACCTTGCCTGCTGTGGGGGTCCCCAGCCCCGGATGCTCCGGCGGCTCTCCAACGGGAGCCTCTCGAGCCGCCACACCACGCTGCTGACCCGCTCCAGCTGCCCCGCcactctcagcctcagcctcagcctaaCCCTCAGTGGGAAATCCAGACCCGAACAGTCATCAAGGGACTTGGAGCCAGCAGATGGGGAAGCCACCGCTGAGACTGACATCTTTTAG